One part of the Pseudemcibacter aquimaris genome encodes these proteins:
- a CDS encoding GNAT family N-acetyltransferase: protein MNIRDATDNDRDFILGLSPTLIENASLAWHSDQVEREFQDRFIEEVLDNKDVIQQILIAEDNGERLGFIQVEESEDEVSLETCAKIQLLAVTKEAQGKGVGSALMNRAVRWAKEKGFRLISLEVFANNKNARAFYEAQGFQNDTMFMVKPLD from the coding sequence ATGAATATCCGTGATGCAACTGATAATGACCGCGATTTTATTTTAGGGCTTTCGCCAACACTGATTGAAAATGCAAGCCTTGCTTGGCATTCTGATCAGGTTGAACGTGAATTTCAGGACCGTTTCATTGAAGAGGTTCTTGACAATAAGGATGTCATCCAGCAAATCCTGATTGCAGAGGATAATGGGGAAAGGCTCGGCTTTATCCAAGTCGAAGAAAGCGAAGATGAAGTTTCACTTGAGACATGCGCGAAAATTCAATTGCTTGCGGTGACGAAAGAGGCGCAAGGCAAAGGCGTCGGCAGCGCCTTGATGAATAGGGCCGTTCGTTGGGCAAAGGAAAAAGGCTTCCGTCTGATATCATTAGAGGTTTTTGCCAATAACAAGAACGCACGCGCTTTTTACGAGGCGCAAGGCTTTCAGAATGACACCATGTTTATGGTTAAGCCGCTTGATTAA
- a CDS encoding Na+/H+ antiporter NhaC family protein encodes MEASDYGIISIIPIILTLGIAVWTQNVIIGLFIGVFSGVIILNGFNPVMTLSLMVSDYFVPQMLSPSQAGILVLMCFIGGLVALMERSGGAVAFATTMTHVITSRFKAQIATWATGIMIFFSDLGTPLIVGPIYRPITDKLKISRVKLAWIVDTTASPVAVLIPFIGWGVYSMGLIEKEYLEIGRVENSFDAYVAAIPFQFYSLFAIIMVPLVALSGYEFGPMARAEKRAQEGKGLIDDSGMEISDTISHPNAKAIFVWLPLLVMVSVLFFLLAPLGFPLNSVPSLAFRGALSSAYFFSAMTLIVLLLIYGVKSFKESITIYLGGVSKMTSVLIILVLAWSLSSVGKNLGTAQFIISMAEGNFAPFLVPVVAFLFGAIMSFATGSSWGTYAIMMPLIIAVAHALGAPMHVCIGAVLSGGMFGDHCSPISDTTILSASGAGCSQFDHVRTQLPYELLNGTICVVSYIMAGLTESNLVFIPGMVLLGVSLYMMNKIGGVKIHNTSTVG; translated from the coding sequence TTGGAAGCCTCAGATTATGGAATAATCTCTATTATTCCCATTATATTGACACTTGGGATTGCTGTATGGACACAAAATGTGATCATTGGTTTATTTATTGGTGTATTTTCGGGGGTCATTATTTTAAACGGTTTTAATCCTGTTATGACATTAAGTCTGATGGTGTCCGATTATTTTGTACCGCAAATGTTATCACCCAGTCAGGCGGGTATTCTTGTGCTCATGTGTTTTATTGGCGGTCTAGTGGCGCTTATGGAACGTTCGGGTGGGGCGGTGGCGTTCGCGACCACCATGACCCACGTGATCACCAGCCGCTTTAAAGCGCAAATCGCCACCTGGGCGACAGGGATCATGATTTTCTTTTCTGATCTTGGTACCCCGCTTATTGTCGGACCTATTTATAGGCCGATTACAGACAAGCTTAAAATTTCCCGTGTGAAACTAGCGTGGATTGTTGATACCACCGCATCACCGGTGGCGGTGCTTATTCCGTTTATTGGTTGGGGCGTATATTCAATGGGCCTTATTGAAAAGGAATATCTGGAAATTGGCCGTGTGGAAAATAGTTTCGATGCCTATGTTGCAGCGATCCCGTTTCAGTTTTATTCGTTATTTGCCATCATCATGGTGCCGCTTGTGGCGCTTTCGGGATATGAATTTGGTCCCATGGCCCGCGCTGAAAAACGCGCGCAGGAAGGTAAGGGCCTCATCGATGATAGCGGTATGGAAATATCCGATACCATTTCTCATCCCAATGCCAAGGCGATTTTTGTTTGGTTGCCGCTTTTGGTGATGGTGAGTGTTTTATTCTTCTTGCTAGCACCGCTTGGGTTTCCGCTTAATAGCGTTCCGTCACTGGCATTTCGGGGCGCGCTTTCAAGCGCATATTTCTTTTCTGCGATGACACTGATTGTGTTGCTGCTTATTTATGGCGTTAAAAGTTTCAAGGAAAGCATCACCATTTACCTTGGTGGCGTAAGTAAAATGACAAGCGTGCTGATCATTCTTGTGCTGGCGTGGTCACTCAGTTCCGTGGGTAAAAATCTTGGTACTGCGCAATTTATCATCTCAATGGCCGAAGGAAACTTTGCGCCGTTTCTTGTGCCGGTGGTGGCGTTTTTATTTGGCGCGATCATGTCATTTGCGACCGGATCATCATGGGGCACATATGCGATTATGATGCCGCTTATCATTGCGGTAGCACACGCACTTGGTGCGCCGATGCATGTTTGTATTGGGGCGGTTCTTTCCGGTGGAATGTTCGGGGATCATTGTTCGCCAATTTCTGATACAACCATTCTTTCCGCTTCCGGCGCGGGATGTAGCCAGTTTGATCATGTTAGAACACAGCTTCCTTATGAGCTATTAAATGGCACCATTTGCGTTGTTTCCTATATCATGGCGGGGCTGACCGAAAGCAATCTTGTCTTTATTCCGGGTATGGTGTTACTGGGCGTCAGTCTTTATATGATGAATAAAATCGGCGGTGTAAAAATTCATAATACAAGCACGGTAGGTTAA
- a CDS encoding N-acyl-D-amino-acid deacylase family protein, protein MMNALSKIFALFSILALTACSAENQQTENTSSGPDYSLTYDLHISGGTIVDGTGDASYMGDILVSGDKIAYIGDVDGNAVKAANTIDATGRIVTPGFIDAHSHGDPLQEDNDHLRNFLRQGITTVLLGQDGTNPGYFPSGGPARDASSFRNWIDQVNEKGSGPNVATLVGHGTIRQLSGGGEKDKITPEEQAKMEELFVDGMMAGAYGLNTGLEYVPGRYADKEEMFGLAKLVGKHDGVISSHIRNEDDDKVHASIAELIEQGQFARVNASHIKVVYGKTRDQGDAVLNQIREARANGIEITADVYPYLASFGNMTYLYPEWAKREFEFNDAVANRRAEFKEFLTAKIKRRNGPGAILVSSGEYSGKTVADISEITGKDPEDVIMDYGHGGPATAHFIMTKETQDAFITAPDVSISTDGSPTMRHPRSFGSFPKVLHEYVVRDKLMSLELAINKMTGQTADIFDIQTRGRLKQGMGADILVIDLENVRAGTTWTDIFAEPTGFDAVIVNGKATDISAGSDSPIYGRVLLKTKGD, encoded by the coding sequence ATGATGAATGCTTTATCCAAAATTTTTGCGCTATTTTCTATATTAGCGCTTACGGCATGTTCGGCAGAAAATCAGCAAACTGAAAATACATCAAGTGGGCCAGATTATAGCCTGACTTATGATCTTCATATTTCCGGGGGAACCATCGTTGACGGCACGGGGGATGCGTCATACATGGGTGATATATTGGTGAGCGGTGACAAAATTGCCTATATCGGTGATGTTGACGGAAATGCTGTTAAGGCGGCCAACACAATTGATGCCACAGGCCGCATCGTTACCCCGGGCTTTATTGATGCCCATTCACATGGTGACCCGCTTCAGGAAGATAACGACCACTTAAGAAACTTCCTGCGTCAGGGGATTACAACCGTGTTACTTGGTCAGGATGGCACCAACCCCGGTTATTTCCCAAGTGGCGGCCCTGCCCGTGATGCTTCATCCTTTAGAAACTGGATTGATCAGGTCAATGAAAAAGGAAGCGGCCCCAATGTGGCGACCCTCGTTGGGCATGGCACCATCAGGCAGCTTTCTGGTGGCGGTGAAAAGGACAAAATCACGCCCGAAGAACAAGCAAAAATGGAAGAATTATTCGTCGATGGCATGATGGCTGGCGCATATGGGTTAAATACCGGACTTGAATATGTGCCGGGCCGATATGCCGATAAGGAAGAAATGTTCGGTCTTGCCAAACTTGTTGGTAAGCATGATGGCGTAATTTCAAGCCACATCAGAAACGAAGATGATGACAAAGTTCACGCGTCCATCGCGGAACTGATTGAACAAGGCCAATTCGCCCGCGTTAATGCATCACATATCAAGGTCGTCTATGGCAAAACCCGTGACCAGGGTGACGCCGTTCTTAATCAAATCCGCGAAGCACGCGCAAATGGCATTGAAATAACCGCTGATGTTTATCCATATCTCGCGAGCTTTGGTAACATGACGTACCTATACCCGGAATGGGCAAAGCGTGAATTTGAATTTAATGATGCCGTAGCAAACCGCCGCGCTGAATTTAAGGAATTCCTAACCGCAAAAATTAAACGCCGTAACGGCCCGGGTGCCATACTTGTGTCATCCGGTGAATATTCCGGTAAAACGGTCGCCGATATTTCTGAAATCACCGGAAAAGACCCGGAAGACGTGATTATGGATTATGGTCATGGCGGACCGGCAACGGCCCATTTCATTATGACCAAAGAAACACAAGACGCGTTTATCACCGCACCTGATGTTTCCATTTCAACGGACGGAAGCCCAACCATGCGCCACCCGCGTTCATTTGGCTCTTTCCCGAAAGTGCTTCATGAATATGTGGTACGTGATAAATTAATGTCACTGGAACTGGCCATTAATAAAATGACCGGGCAAACGGCAGATATTTTTGATATTCAGACACGCGGCCGCCTTAAACAAGGAATGGGCGCGGATATTCTTGTCATTGATTTGGAAAATGTACGTGCCGGCACAACATGGACAGATATATTTGCTGAGCCAACCGGATTTGACGCAGTGATCGTCAACGGCAAGGCCACTGATATTTCAGCTGGATCAGATAGCCCGATTTATGGCCGCGTTCTGTTAAAAACGAAAGGGGATTAA
- a CDS encoding uroporphyrinogen-III synthase, which translates to MRFLLTRTERDSNALKNKLAKYGHDAVISPLMEIKPLDHPKIHLDGYQALIFTSRNAVKIFTEQYGAPNILVLTVGDKTAECAKQAGFNAVKSANGDVEKLASDIIMLLNPKNGPLLYLSAQHVSKDLGQLLEKDNFYVNEIKVYEAVSKNTLSDKALNDIKSGAIDYIPFYSSRSALIFIETIKKAGLTDNLNGISALCMSSDIAKSISSVSWNDILIADQPDEEALLRLI; encoded by the coding sequence ATGCGCTTCCTCCTGACACGTACAGAACGAGACAGCAATGCTTTAAAAAACAAGCTCGCAAAATATGGTCATGACGCTGTCATCAGCCCGCTTATGGAAATTAAACCTTTAGACCACCCAAAAATTCATCTGGATGGATATCAAGCGCTTATCTTTACAAGCCGAAATGCTGTTAAAATATTTACGGAACAATATGGCGCACCCAATATTCTGGTTTTAACAGTTGGTGATAAAACTGCTGAATGTGCAAAACAGGCTGGATTTAATGCCGTAAAAAGTGCAAATGGTGACGTTGAAAAGTTGGCTTCAGATATTATAATGCTCCTCAATCCTAAAAATGGACCGTTATTGTATCTTTCTGCACAGCATGTTTCAAAAGACCTTGGACAATTGCTTGAAAAAGACAACTTTTATGTCAACGAGATCAAAGTTTATGAAGCCGTCTCTAAAAACACCCTATCGGATAAGGCCTTAAATGACATAAAAAGTGGTGCGATTGATTATATCCCCTTTTATTCATCAAGAAGCGCGCTTATATTTATAGAAACAATAAAAAAAGCTGGTTTGACGGATAATTTAAACGGCATTTCTGCATTATGTATGAGCAGTGATATTGCCAAATCCATTTCAAGTGTAAGCTGGAATGATATTTTAATCGCAGATCAACCTGATGAAGAAGCCTTACTAAGACTGATTTAG
- a CDS encoding tetratricopeptide repeat protein: protein MIRLTIFTVIGISLALVAAWIAANPGDVLISWQGWEIRFSVAVSVMLLVLYTAALLFTLKILKWMNISALLGSPKRMVAKRAKADKMMDQAWGAYALDDYDNAIKHALRAKGAIGENTEILRFLASATEKLGKDKNPYFEKLALSEENQIWTGKIKLEKLIKNKNWPAATSLITTLREQAPKNAWLLEQYIYASARTGNWQETLDAIKVAEKQKGVISPATLKNIKAATEYALALEKKAGGKKQECASLLKSALKLDPAFSPAALALAKLHLEQNDPNAAEKVIRNIWKKAPNDELAEMLLELYPQESNSEAYRRIKKIADSAPEFVESAHIMAEAAINAEQWPDAKTALNKIIGGPDEAPKTYLLLAKLEEKQKGPGEAAENYKNKSAKLSHKNQWVCTHCDTKHNHYTPLCTSCGEFNNIIWQRA, encoded by the coding sequence ATGATACGCTTAACTATTTTCACTGTTATTGGTATTTCTCTTGCGCTTGTAGCAGCATGGATTGCGGCTAACCCGGGTGATGTGCTTATTTCTTGGCAAGGATGGGAAATCCGTTTTTCTGTTGCGGTATCTGTGATGTTGTTGGTTCTTTATACCGCCGCATTGTTATTCACTTTAAAAATACTTAAATGGATGAATATATCTGCACTTCTTGGAAGCCCAAAAAGAATGGTCGCAAAACGCGCAAAAGCAGACAAAATGATGGATCAGGCCTGGGGTGCTTATGCGCTTGATGATTATGATAACGCCATAAAACATGCCCTACGCGCAAAAGGTGCTATTGGCGAAAACACCGAAATTTTAAGATTTCTTGCCAGTGCCACAGAAAAGCTCGGAAAAGATAAAAACCCATATTTTGAAAAACTCGCCTTATCAGAAGAAAACCAAATCTGGACCGGAAAAATAAAACTTGAGAAATTGATTAAGAATAAAAACTGGCCCGCCGCGACATCCTTAATTACCACGTTACGTGAGCAAGCCCCAAAAAACGCCTGGCTTCTCGAACAATATATCTATGCATCCGCTAGAACAGGAAATTGGCAAGAGACACTAGACGCCATAAAAGTGGCAGAAAAACAAAAAGGCGTAATCAGTCCCGCAACTCTTAAAAATATCAAGGCCGCAACAGAATATGCACTGGCGCTTGAGAAAAAAGCAGGCGGTAAAAAGCAAGAGTGTGCTTCACTGTTAAAATCTGCCTTAAAACTAGACCCTGCATTTTCACCTGCTGCACTCGCATTAGCGAAATTACACCTTGAACAAAATGATCCAAATGCTGCTGAAAAGGTAATACGGAATATTTGGAAAAAAGCACCAAATGATGAGCTGGCTGAAATGTTGCTAGAATTATACCCGCAGGAAAGTAACAGTGAAGCATATAGACGAATCAAAAAAATCGCAGACAGTGCACCCGAATTCGTTGAAAGTGCACATATCATGGCAGAAGCGGCCATCAATGCTGAACAGTGGCCTGATGCAAAAACAGCATTAAATAAAATTATCGGTGGCCCCGATGAAGCACCCAAAACATATTTATTACTTGCAAAATTAGAAGAAAAACAAAAAGGCCCGGGCGAAGCCGCAGAAAATTATAAAAATAAATCCGCAAAATTATCCCATAAAAATCAATGGGTTTGCACACATTGCGATACTAAACACAATCATTATACACCCCTATGCACATCATGTGGTGAATTTAATAATATCATATGGCAACGGGCATAA
- the narJ gene encoding nitrate reductase molybdenum cofactor assembly chaperone, with product MRTFKIIGLLLSYPKQELIDHLDEVEDVLKAEEFLPKRTMKKVLNFISYMKQTDLYELQEEYVDLFDRGRAHCLHMFEHIHGESRDRGQAMVNLIESYADRGFYMQEGELPDYLPLFLEYLSTCPADEAVDLVGDPINVIATIGIRLKKRDSLYYILFEALEALAKVKPDDAIIAEAKAEEIREQTLDELDEEWQEAEAFDNSKDCGTCDMTSYHANNTHLNQPLGGAN from the coding sequence ATGAGAACATTTAAAATCATAGGATTGCTTCTTTCCTATCCGAAACAGGAACTGATTGATCACCTTGATGAGGTGGAAGACGTGCTTAAGGCAGAAGAATTTCTGCCTAAACGCACCATGAAAAAAGTTCTGAACTTTATCAGTTATATGAAACAGACGGATCTTTATGAACTTCAGGAAGAATATGTTGATCTGTTTGACCGGGGACGTGCGCATTGCCTGCATATGTTTGAACATATTCACGGCGAAAGCCGTGACCGTGGACAGGCAATGGTCAATTTGATCGAAAGTTATGCGGACCGTGGTTTTTATATGCAGGAAGGGGAGCTTCCGGATTATTTACCACTGTTTCTTGAATATCTATCCACATGTCCTGCGGATGAAGCGGTTGATTTGGTCGGTGATCCGATCAATGTCATCGCCACCATCGGCATTAGACTTAAAAAGCGCGACAGCCTTTATTACATCCTGTTCGAGGCATTAGAGGCACTTGCCAAAGTAAAACCGGATGACGCGATCATTGCAGAAGCAAAAGCAGAAGAAATTCGTGAACAAACTTTGGATGAGCTGGACGAAGAATGGCAGGAAGCCGAAGCTTTCGACAATTCAAAAGATTGCGGCACATGCGACATGACCAGTTATCACGCAAATAACACTCACCTTAATCAACCACTAGGAGGAGCAAACTAA
- a CDS encoding fatty acid desaturase family protein, translating into MPAPENSEDFPLQEARALVAHLMKRNPLIYWADLLLNLVLGWGSFYLVMETEPFSIANILFFIVSSFSLYRVAIFVHEIVHFKKGTFKSFVAFWNITAGFPLLIPSFTYYGVHNDHHRRDTYGTTEDGEYLPFGAEEGWKIIAYVFLSLILPFLFLARFLILTPLSWVIPPLGRYAWERASSLTIDLAYRRPPPTRLDGEYWRIQEVCATLYAWAGAIMIYQGVLPFKFIVVWYLVTLTIFFMNSFRTLGAHAYRNPGDVKMSVPDQFLDSVDVTGGMLSPFWAPVGLRYHATHHLFPQMPYHSLGEAHDILVRDLSDNSLYLAATRRSLWHALTTLWEDSKLSQQKN; encoded by the coding sequence ATGCCAGCACCGGAAAATAGCGAAGACTTCCCCCTACAAGAAGCCCGCGCTTTGGTTGCGCATTTGATGAAACGTAACCCGCTTATTTATTGGGCAGATTTGCTGCTTAATCTTGTGTTGGGTTGGGGTTCATTTTATCTGGTGATGGAAACGGAACCTTTTTCCATAGCCAATATTCTGTTTTTCATCGTTTCTTCTTTTTCTTTATATCGTGTGGCCATTTTTGTGCATGAAATTGTTCATTTTAAAAAGGGCACTTTTAAAAGTTTCGTCGCCTTTTGGAATATCACAGCAGGCTTCCCGCTTCTGATCCCGTCATTCACATATTACGGTGTTCATAATGATCACCACAGAAGGGACACATACGGCACGACAGAAGACGGTGAATATCTGCCTTTCGGCGCGGAAGAAGGCTGGAAAATCATTGCCTATGTTTTCTTGTCCCTGATCCTTCCGTTTCTTTTCCTCGCGCGGTTCTTAATCCTGACGCCACTGTCATGGGTTATTCCACCGCTTGGAAGATACGCATGGGAACGCGCGTCATCGCTCACGATTGACCTTGCCTATAGACGCCCGCCACCAACAAGACTTGATGGCGAGTATTGGCGTATTCAAGAAGTATGCGCCACTCTTTATGCGTGGGCCGGGGCCATTATGATTTATCAGGGCGTATTGCCATTTAAATTCATTGTCGTTTGGTATCTTGTGACGCTCACGATATTCTTTATGAATAGCTTCAGAACACTTGGGGCCCATGCCTATAGAAACCCGGGTGACGTCAAGATGTCAGTACCGGATCAGTTTCTGGATAGCGTCGATGTCACGGGCGGTATGCTTTCGCCGTTTTGGGCACCGGTTGGATTGCGTTATCACGCAACACACCATTTATTCCCGCAAATGCCGTATCATTCACTGGGTGAAGCCCATGATATTCTGGTGCGTGACTTATCGGATAATTCATTATATCTGGCGGCGACCCGCCGCAGTTTATGGCATGCGTTAACAACGCTGTGGGAAGACTCTAAACTTAGTCAGCAGAAAAATTAA
- a CDS encoding COG4223 family protein: MTDNKEKQEKTSAIKKVDIKQDNSPLNKKEEKKNPNIALRILMLLILFLAGSATAIYFLPTIAERVPYVAGWLGQNNSVDVATIQQQLDEQQQTINDLTRKSNEQQSRLDGLSAIDVSILENRMDALEAQISPAASETIETNTAAPVDTSQAARIDMLLSRMSQLEASFVPLSKNMLDAAEAEKERATLQSETAALSEKITILESRLVSLETESARDNSGLLLNMKIAELKRKVISGESFAVELATVKRLTESSTLAMNDAVNGALDQLSNHASTGLPTPADLKGRFTELIPEIMATPTDAQNASWWQSTMTRLQNMITVRRTGELTENDGSVESLIAQIEAWIDGQDFNAVLEALSAMPSTVQNLLSTWKEDLEIWLYGEEAIETLESIAAESYLAMNSYEAVGVTA; this comes from the coding sequence ATGACAGACAATAAAGAAAAACAAGAAAAAACATCTGCCATAAAGAAAGTAGATATCAAGCAGGATAATTCCCCGTTAAATAAAAAAGAGGAAAAGAAAAATCCTAATATTGCATTGCGCATATTAATGCTGCTGATCCTGTTTTTAGCCGGAAGCGCAACAGCAATATATTTTCTGCCCACTATTGCTGAACGCGTGCCATATGTTGCAGGTTGGCTTGGTCAAAATAACAGTGTTGATGTTGCCACAATTCAGCAACAACTTGATGAACAGCAACAAACCATCAATGATTTAACAAGAAAATCAAATGAACAGCAAAGTCGTCTTGACGGACTTTCCGCTATTGATGTTTCCATACTTGAAAACAGAATGGATGCCCTTGAAGCACAAATCAGCCCTGCTGCATCAGAAACAATCGAAACAAATACAGCAGCACCAGTTGATACATCACAGGCCGCCCGCATTGATATGCTGCTGAGCCGCATGAGCCAGCTTGAAGCATCATTTGTTCCGTTAAGCAAAAACATGCTTGATGCCGCAGAAGCAGAAAAAGAAAGAGCAACATTACAAAGTGAAACAGCTGCACTTTCTGAAAAAATTACCATACTTGAAAGTCGTCTTGTATCACTTGAAACTGAAAGCGCACGTGATAATAGCGGTCTTTTGTTAAATATGAAAATCGCAGAGCTTAAAAGAAAGGTGATTTCCGGTGAAAGTTTTGCTGTTGAACTTGCTACGGTCAAAAGATTGACCGAAAGCAGCACCCTTGCCATGAATGATGCAGTGAACGGTGCACTTGATCAGTTATCTAACCATGCCTCAACTGGCCTTCCGACCCCTGCTGATCTAAAAGGCAGATTTACGGAATTGATCCCTGAAATTATGGCGACACCAACAGACGCGCAAAACGCATCATGGTGGCAATCAACAATGACACGTTTGCAAAATATGATTACCGTGCGACGCACTGGTGAATTAACTGAAAATGACGGTTCTGTTGAAAGCTTGATTGCACAAATAGAAGCCTGGATAGACGGACAGGATTTTAATGCCGTGCTCGAAGCTTTAAGCGCCATGCCATCAACCGTTCAAAATCTGCTATCAACCTGGAAAGAAGATCTTGAAATCTGGTTATATGGTGAAGAAGCGATAGAAACTTTAGAATCAATTGCCGCTGAAAGCTATCTGGCCATGAATAGTTATGAAGCCGTTGGGGTAACCGCATGA
- a CDS encoding alpha/beta hydrolase family protein, translating to MNKFFKYIGLMAFAIMTSTSFATADETDDLKEQIADLKKQISDMRHSFSRVNKGITDIQMHHIMGDVAHIERVRMTGPALGKDHDFSGDGEQNPLTLTNPFTFTSYVFFPKDLDPNKKYPLLVFPHQGVHANFNVENGQLYRELIAQQYIIIAPDYRGSTGYGKRFYESIDYGGKEIADAKAARDYMVENYAIVDEDRVGIMGHSHGGLITLMNLFEYPDAYKVGFADVPVSDLIARMGYKTQGYRELYETEYHIGESAFENHDEYIKRSPAWNTHKLETPLMVYGNTNDDDVNILEIRHLVKSLKADGKDFIYKEFEDIPGAHNFARMDHKVARQARYDIYKFLEDHLSPERPFNNIKEMEKASYMFVSR from the coding sequence ATGAATAAGTTTTTTAAATATATAGGGTTAATGGCATTTGCTATCATGACGTCAACGTCATTTGCTACAGCCGATGAAACGGATGATCTTAAGGAACAAATTGCTGATCTTAAAAAACAAATCAGCGACATGCGTCATTCCTTTAGCCGTGTGAACAAAGGGATCACCGATATTCAAATGCATCACATCATGGGCGATGTCGCCCACATTGAACGGGTGCGTATGACGGGTCCTGCCCTTGGTAAGGATCATGACTTTTCCGGCGACGGAGAACAAAACCCACTTACCTTAACCAACCCGTTTACATTTACGTCTTATGTGTTTTTCCCAAAGGATCTCGACCCAAATAAAAAATACCCACTTTTGGTATTCCCGCATCAAGGGGTCCACGCCAACTTTAATGTGGAAAACGGCCAGCTTTACCGTGAACTGATCGCCCAGCAATATATCATCATTGCGCCGGATTACCGCGGCAGCACAGGATACGGCAAAAGATTTTATGAAAGCATTGATTACGGTGGTAAGGAAATTGCAGACGCCAAAGCCGCCCGTGATTATATGGTTGAAAATTACGCCATCGTCGACGAGGATCGCGTTGGAATCATGGGCCACAGCCATGGTGGGCTGATCACGCTTATGAATTTATTTGAATATCCGGATGCCTATAAAGTTGGCTTTGCTGATGTTCCGGTAAGCGATCTTATTGCACGTATGGGATACAAAACCCAAGGATACCGTGAATTATATGAAACCGAATATCATATCGGCGAAAGCGCATTTGAAAATCATGATGAATATATCAAACGGTCCCCCGCTTGGAATACCCACAAATTGGAAACGCCATTAATGGTTTACGGCAATACCAATGATGATGATGTCAATATTTTAGAAATTCGCCATCTTGTTAAATCATTAAAAGCAGACGGCAAAGATTTCATCTATAAGGAATTTGAAGACATCCCGGGCGCACATAATTTTGCCCGTATGGATCATAAAGTGGCACGCCAGGCCCGATATGACATTTACAAATTCCTGGAAGATCATCTTTCACCGGAAAGACCGTTTAATAACATCAAAGAAATGGAAAAGGCGTCATACATGTTTGTATCACGCTAA
- the narI gene encoding respiratory nitrate reductase subunit gamma — translation MADYLHQFIFGIYPYIAIMIMVGVTIARYDRDQYTWKADSSQLLRSKGMRVGSNLFHIGIIFLFFGHLVGLLTPESVYHVVMTAGAKQILAMVSGGFFGVLCFIGLSMLLYRRLFDPRIRATSRFSDIALLFILYIQLILGLVTIPYSAQHLDGSSMIALANWAQHIVTFQPGAADFIVNEAWVFKAHLFLGLTIFLIFPFTRLVHMLSAPVKYLFRTGYQIVRGRGRAQ, via the coding sequence ATGGCCGACTATCTCCACCAATTTATATTCGGGATTTATCCCTATATCGCCATCATGATTATGGTCGGCGTTACCATTGCCCGCTATGACCGCGATCAATACACTTGGAAAGCGGACAGTAGCCAGCTCTTAAGATCAAAAGGAATGCGTGTAGGCAGTAATCTGTTCCACATCGGAATTATATTCCTGTTCTTTGGACATCTTGTTGGACTTCTAACTCCGGAATCCGTTTATCATGTGGTCATGACAGCGGGCGCAAAACAAATACTAGCGATGGTATCAGGCGGTTTCTTCGGCGTGCTGTGTTTTATTGGCTTAAGCATGCTATTATACCGCAGGCTTTTTGATCCACGTATTCGTGCGACAAGCCGTTTTTCCGATATTGCGTTGCTGTTTATCCTTTATATCCAATTGATATTAGGACTGGTAACAATTCCTTATTCAGCACAGCATCTTGATGGGTCATCCATGATTGCGCTTGCGAACTGGGCACAGCATATTGTGACATTCCAACCAGGGGCCGCTGATTTCATCGTGAATGAAGCATGGGTTTTTAAGGCACATTTATTCCTCGGGCTTACCATATTCCTGATATTCCCGTTCACAAGACTTGTGCATATGTTAAGCGCACCCGTTAAATATCTGTTCCGTACCGGTTATCAAATCGTTAGAGGCAGAGGGAGAGCACAATAA